TTCTAAAAATGCTTATTATGTAAATTACACTAATAGAAAATAGTAGAAACTGTTCTTACTACATTTCCTCTTAAAAGTGGGTAGAACCTTGTTGAACTTTGCATTGAATTTTGGAGACTAAGATGCATAATCTCTTAAGGACTACAAATGCAGAAATTTGAAATATGATTTAGTGCTGGTGGTGTCCTTGAGTCCTGTTTGAGCAACCTTTTATAGTAACTAAGCATTAGCTGGTCTTGACCGAGGCTTTAAGATGTAAAGTATTTCCAGAGTTGATTCGGTGTGTGAATCACCTTTTTTGTTTAGTAATCTCTTTTATCTTTTAAAGCCCGATAGACCTGCATTTGACTTGTGGCACTTTTGCTAGCTGTATGTGTGACTAGTTAAATAATCCAACTTTTTCCAGAATCTGTATCTTTTCTATGTAAATTCctatgtaaaatagaaataattttttgccTTCCATGTGAGTTGTCAAAATTAGAGATGATGCAGATACAATACTTGGCACATAGGAAGTACTCAGTTATGTGTAGCTCTATTAAAATTGTCTTTTCTGTGGATTTATTTAGTTAAGCAGACATTCATGACCACATTTAGCAAGTACCTTCTCTAAATTTACATCTAGTAAAGACAACTAAATAAATCTTTAGTGTGACCACAGAGCCCCTTTGCATGGTCTTCTCCATTCTCTACACAAATTtttttcctccatgtttttttaGATACCTTCCTTGTTCTCAGTTAGAATGATTAAGTCAGCTCCTGATAACTAAACAACTCacctagaagaaaatgtaaaacaattaaCAAAGGACACAATCTCATGCATGGCAATTTAGTGGCCAGTCTGTATACTTGGGATAAGTGCCGTGAGTGAAAAGCATATAATAGGAAACCTGACATAATCCTGGTTCAGGAATTAGGGACTGTTTCAACTGAAACTTGTAAAGAGGAGTTAACCAGGTGAGTGAGAAAACTTCCCAGGCAGAAAGAACTGTACATATAAATGTCTTGAAGCCAAAAGCATGAGGTTTTCTAAGAATTAAAAGAAGACAGTAAGATTATAGTGTGTGGGGAGAACTGTTTTAGGTGGTGCTAGAAAGATCAGTAGGGGTCAGGGCACACAGGATCCCATACCCATGTTATAACTTAGACTGTATCCTAAGATAATGGGGAAGCTATTGAAGCACTTAAAGCAGGAGAACCAATGGCTCACACGTGACAGTAAGCACATTGGGCTCTGTAGTTGTGTAGCTCTCAGCCAGGGGCCCTCATATCCCTCAGCTTGTTTTTCTGTGGCCTGGATGccaaaaaaagtttttatatttttaaaaaattgttttttaaaaaaagagaaagaaaaggtaagaAGAATATGGAACTGAGACCTTATGTGGCTTgtcaagcctaaaatatttactatctggccttacTCTAAACCATTCTTTGGATGCTGGGAGACTCCGTGTTGCTCAAAGCTACTTAGGAAGTTTGCTTTTGAGAGTGAAgacagaagaagagaggaaatgaaGTAAGAGTGATGGTGCTTGTCTTTAATCTCAGCATATTTGGCAACAGTGCACCTGCTAAATAATAGTGTGATCTGTACCTTTCTATCTTTCATTTTCTGTCTCACTAGAAAACACATGCAATAAGAAAGATGCATGCAAAAGAGACATCTGCAGACCATTGCAATTACTGCTGTTTGCCATGGGGTGAGATGACATGGAGAGGTGTTCTTTGCTTACCAAAATGGCAAGAAGTACCAGTCGATTTAAGTGTAAAATTAGCAGTCCACTATTTCACAACTCTTCAGCTTTCCTACTGAATTTTAGTTCAATCCATGTGTCTGAAAAGGACTCCCCAGGACAAATGCTTTCAAAGCACTTACATGTCTATATTTTAGAATGGTAGTTCATGTTCAATGAAGTAATTAATATTCTTGAATTTCAGGTAATAGAAGAGTTGAAATTAGATAATGGTAACAAAACAGTGATTCTAGGTTTTCAtcttatatcaaagaaataaactCAGATTTGAATTTTTATATCAAATTCAAATAAGACTTTTATACCTTGGTTTTTAGAAGTCATCCAGTGATAGAGATTGCCTACATATTTGCATTCTGCCTGTATAAGTTTATGTATCAGCCTTTATCAGTGACCACAGGAGAACTTCATTTCTGTAACAACTAGTTGTTCCTTGACCATTTTTCTCTCAATTTCATAGATTATGTTGATAGTATATGTGCAATGAGCAGAAAGTTTCATTTTGAATAAAATTTACTAATTGATGTTTATATCCCAGCTGGCAATCTCCCAGGTCTAGCTGCTTAAACTGATCTTTCATGAAGCTGTTAGCTAGGTGGGTAGAGTTTAACTTCATTGACATATGCAGAAAATGTATAGCCAGTTGGACACTTTGCAAAACAAAGCTGCTTTGAAACAAGTTTTTACCTCTTGCTTTGGAGATTTGGTGTGTATTCATTAGCGACAAAGTGACAGTTTGAAGTACTAAGTACTGAAGTTTAAAACAAAATGCATATATGAAAGCACTGAACAATAAAATATTCATagaatttccatttaaaattggAGACTAACTTAACCAGTTACCACTAACTTATCCAGTTACTCTTTTTAATaactaaattatataaattatgccAGTGATTGtaatctggattttttttcccttcttacaGCTTGTAGAGACTTCATTAAAAGGAGAAATTGCCTTTGATCCCAGAAGCGCCTATTACTTGTGGTTTGTGATGGATTTTTGTGATGGAGGAGATATGAATGAATATCTGTTGTCCAGGAAACCTAATCGTAAAACTAACACCAGCTTCATGCTCCAGCTGAGCAGTGCCCTGGCTTTCTTGCATAAAAACCAGATCATCCACCGAGATCTTAAGCCTGATAACATCCTGATTTCTCAAAGTAGGATGGATACCAGTGACTTGGAACCCACACTCAAAGTGGCAGATTTTGGTCTCAGTAAAGTTTGTTCAGCCTCTGGGCAGAACCCAGAAGAACCTGTCAGTGTAAATAAGTGTTTCCTTTCCACAGCATGTGGAACAGATTTCTACATGGCTCCTGAAGTGTGGGAGGGACATTATACAGCAAAAGCTGACATCTTTGCTCTGGGGATTATCATCTGGGCAATGTTGGAAAGAATCACattcatagacacagagacaaagaaggaactcTTGGGGAGTTATGTCAAACAAGGAACTGAGATTGTGCCTGTTGGGGAGGCGCTTCTGGAAAATCCCAAAATGGAACTTCTCATTCCTGTGAAGAAAAAGTCTATGAATGGGCGAATGAAACAACTGATTAAGGAAATGCTGGCTGCAAACCCTCAGGATCGTCCAGATGCTTTTGAACTAGAACTCAGATTAGTACAAATTGCATTTAAAGATAGCAGCTGGGAAACGTGAcacatatattatttgcaaatatcttgGATGATAATGCTGCTTGTTTTAGCAGTGATGCAACATAATGTGgctgaaaaagaatataaaaagctAAACTCCGCCTTCTAAGGGTTTAGATTTTATTGtggggtgttttttttccttgtttttcttaagTCCAGGCGGGCCATTTTGTCAGTATGTTTTAAATGTGTATTACCAATGTGggtgtaaatttttttaaatggtcattGGTAGAAGTTTGGCAGGAAAATCCTCCAAGAGCCAAGAAGAAAAGAGCATCCAATTTTCTGGAAATATGTCTCCAAGTATTTTAGACATTCCTTGTCAGTATTAGGAATTTCCTTGGAAGAAGAGGTTTGCATGCTGGTAATGCAACCTTGGAGCTTTGTAAAggaaacatatatgtatatatttatgtatatgtaagtATGTGAATGTGTGCATTTTGCATTCCATATGAAGAAAACGCCACTTCTGTTTAAATTATTTGATGTAGGTTTGGGTTTTTGAGATTTGCTGGTGAAATCAGTGATGAAAAATATAAGAACCttccttcatcttcttaccctctccctccttcctacattttttttatttttgtagtagtGTACAACCTTTTTTCAAGCCATCATTTTGGAGGGTCTAAAATTATATGATTAAAcaggaatgaaatgaaatgatccAAAGCTGCTGAAGTATGTTTGAGCCCCCCAGTGCCTGATAGCTGCCAGGGGTGGAGTTAGACATGCAATCATGGTTGCAGGTTGGCAAGGACAGTGATGATTCAGTCATACCTTCTTTAGGTAACCAGGCATAAAATTAACCAATTAAACCACTGCATTGGGACATGTCTGCACTTGAGCATCTGTAATCTGATATAAAGCTAAACACAGAATTCTTCTGTTTCTAGAAACTTTGCTATATATGAACTATGGTACTTGATATGTTAGTTTTTTATTTGAAGACTTTGTCTAAGCCTTAGCATAAAGTCGAAGAAACCAAATGAGCTCTACCCTCACATTGCCTGCCCTGTAACGGTCTCTTGTTTAATCACTGGATTCCTTTTGTTTTGGCACTAATGCTGTTTTATCTAATTTGACACAGTAATGGTAGTGATATGCTTGTATTAAATGTTGATTACCTTTTTCTAAAGTGGGAGATGATACCTATACagtgataaatggataaagtacTGTGGCATCAACTAAATCTTTAAGTAGAAATGTCACTGATTTTATACAATCACTTGGTAGGGTCTGTGTCAAAAACTGATAGACCGTTATTCTTTTGAAGTGAGTTTGATTTTAACCCTATCTGGTTGTCtcaaatttgtttttctataaaTGCAGGTAGTTAAAATCTAAGGAAACCAAGTTTTCCTAAAACAGCCTTTAAGATTCAATAGACTTTAAAACCATTGTATCTAGGTTAATCTTTATAAAGCACTAGAATCTttggttaaaagtaaaaaaaagtatttaaatcaTTAATAGTTTACATAGTCTTTTGAACTCTTTGAACTTCCACAGCTTTTGGAATATTGCTGTcataattttttccttatttaaaatgtgttcagGGGACTATAGAAGGtgaaaaagcacaaaaaattagaatatgcaaaatttctgaactGTATTACTTGGTCTGGAAGTTTAAAATTTAAACTCAAAGGTTTTACTGAAGtaaaccttttaaaataaaattgtgtacTTTTGACATTTTCAAGCTAATAATGTAAAAATTCTTTTGGAAATCAGAGATGGAAATACACTGGAACCTCTTGATAATTGACCCTCTGGATCACCAAATTAGTATAACACAGATCTGGCCAAGGGATTTGAATTACTGGAAgtaaaaaatatcattttaatgtcCCATCAGTAACATGGCACTTCAGCAGAGATTCATGATGATTCAGGAGATGGTATGCCCATGTGTCATTTGCTCTTCAAATAAATATCTGTGCTTGTAGCTATGGCTTCCTAAGCACACAGTTTTTCATCCTGCCtcacttaaaataattaatgattatcactatttttaaagattttaaccTGTGAAGCAGAATTCTTTCACTGGCAGTAAGAGTGTGAAGTGATCAGGAAATTTCTTTTGGAATTTTATCAAGTCCTTGTATTCTAAAATACCCTTATGATACCAAgcaaaataaatagtaaattctttgtgtttatttgttctttcagtCAGGAGGTAttaagtacctactgtgtgctcagCACTAAAATTCAGTTGATAAATGACagtttaacagtggcttaaaGCCACAGGTCTTTTCCAGCTGGAGTAAGAAATAAAAGATGATTAGTGATACTTGGAAATTCCTGGGTATTTGCTAGAGGAAAAACGAAAGCAAGAATTTGTGCACAGTGCCTTGCCcataataggtactcaataaacaaTTATTATTCGTAGAGTCTCTTGTCATGATTTATAGTGTTTTATgaaatttgtcttaattttaaaaagaccaaatatttcaaataagCTTATAGGCAGCTGTGGCCAGTTAAAATATGGGGTTGTACAGTTAGTTCCTAGAATGTTATTTTGCACTAGTTGTCACTTAGAAAGATGGGGTTCGTGTAGATTTTTGGTGCTAAGGGATACTTTGTCATTATGATAAAGTAAGTGTTAAGTGTTGATAAATAGCACACTGAATAGTTCTTTATGCTGGTCTGTTTTTTCCTCTGTTGTTGTTTTAATTGTAAAATGTTTATCAATCAAACAATTGTAGCAGCTACAAAATAATTCACCAGCATGACAAAATGGTCAAAAAATAAGTCATCAGCACTTCAAAAATGAAAGcaacttttgaaattttcttttaaaattattaaatatattttatgaagaATTTATAGAAGGGAAATTATTGTAATTTATTGTTcatgactgctttttttttttaataaagtgagtttcaacaacaacaaaattctacATTGTTGCTTTGGTGGGTCTGAGTAGTTCTGTCATGCTTTGCTTCATGAACATAAAATAGAGGGTATAAAATTTGAAACAATGTCATTTTCAGCCTTATCAAATGAAATTTTCTGTGATAGAAGCTTTTACTGAggaaaagatgattgaatcataggAGTTTCAGCATTTCAAATTCTCTAAAAATTTAATGCTTACTATCTTGCCATATTTGTCAGGAGAACTTGTATTGCCCAAAataagtgactttttaaaaattcatccttCTATCTTGTTATGCTGAGGATGCATCCCAGACTCAAAATGAAGTACAGCAAACATATTAAAGCCATGTGCTTTTTCAATCTATAACTTGACCATGGTTTCCCTTCCATTAAGTCATCtgggccacttttttttttttatgttttatcatGTATGCCTTCCCCAGAATAAACAGTACTAAGGATACTGTGCACTTAGTGGTCCAATGGAACAGCAATGGGGGAAATGGGAGACAAAACATTAACTCTGTATGTGATCGAGCAACAAATAGGAAAGCAAGCATCAGGAACTGTGGCTGCTTCTGACAGCTCCTGGGGTAGCAACTTTTGCTTCTTTAGAGATTTTTATTACactgtaaatatttgtttttaccaGCCTTTTGAAATGCTTTGCAGTTTACAAAGTGCCTTCACATGGTTTTTACATATCTTTTCGG
The sequence above is a segment of the Manis pentadactyla isolate mManPen7 chromosome 4, mManPen7.hap1, whole genome shotgun sequence genome. Coding sequences within it:
- the PDIK1L gene encoding serine/threonine-protein kinase PDIK1L, with protein sequence MVSSQPKYDLIREVGRGSYGVVYEAVIRKTSARVAVKKIRCHAPENVELALREFWALSSIKSQHPNVIHLEECILQKDGMVQKMSHGSNSSLYLQLVETSLKGEIAFDPRSAYYLWFVMDFCDGGDMNEYLLSRKPNRKTNTSFMLQLSSALAFLHKNQIIHRDLKPDNILISQSRMDTSDLEPTLKVADFGLSKVCSASGQNPEEPVSVNKCFLSTACGTDFYMAPEVWEGHYTAKADIFALGIIIWAMLERITFIDTETKKELLGSYVKQGTEIVPVGEALLENPKMELLIPVKKKSMNGRMKQLIKEMLAANPQDRPDAFELELRLVQIAFKDSSWET